In the genome of Flavobacteriales bacterium, one region contains:
- a CDS encoding carbamoyltransferase has product MKILGISAFYHDSAAALVKDGDIIFAAQEERFTRKKHDPSFPRHAAAACLDYAGIDINDLDAVVFYDKPLLKFERLLETYASFAPRGLASFAKSMPVWLKEKMFLKKLIRDELKEMGADGKVKLLFPEHHLSHAASAYYPSRFDDAAILTVDGVGEWATASLCHGRGKEITLLRELSFPHSVGLLYSAFTYFLGFKVNSGEYKLMGLAPYGIPGDPETEKFKALITEHLVKVYEDGSVWLDQAYFNYATGLRMVVDGKWEALFGFPRRASESELKQEHCNLALAIQQVTEDIVLKMAAHARQVTGSKNICLAGGVALNCVANGKLVKSGIFEHVYIQPAAGDAGGALGAALAAHHIYFGKERIPANGYDRMKGSYLGPAFSDLDVEKMSRKYDAVYEACTSTDEVARKTAALLADGHAIGWFQGRMEWGPRALGNRSIIGDPRNEEMQMKLNLKIKYRESFRPFAPSVLAEDAADFFDLNEDSPYMLMVGDVIEKRRKPLPANYHDLPLKEKLYCLRSDVPAITHIDFSARVQSVHKETNDAYWKLIHAFKELTGYGLIINTSFNVRGEPIVCTPEDAYRCLMRTEMDYLVVNRYIFAKKDQPEWKEKVDWQQEFALD; this is encoded by the coding sequence ATGAAAATTCTTGGCATTTCGGCCTTTTACCATGATTCAGCTGCAGCCCTTGTGAAGGATGGTGATATCATTTTTGCTGCACAAGAAGAACGTTTTACCCGGAAGAAACATGACCCCTCCTTTCCCCGGCATGCAGCCGCTGCATGCCTTGATTATGCGGGGATTGATATCAATGATCTCGATGCGGTCGTTTTTTATGACAAACCGCTGCTGAAGTTTGAGCGACTCCTCGAAACGTATGCTTCTTTCGCCCCAAGAGGACTGGCATCTTTTGCCAAATCCATGCCCGTGTGGCTGAAGGAAAAAATGTTCCTGAAAAAACTGATCCGTGATGAGTTGAAGGAAATGGGCGCCGACGGTAAGGTCAAATTGCTTTTCCCGGAACACCATCTGTCGCATGCGGCTTCCGCCTACTATCCTTCCCGGTTCGACGATGCAGCCATCCTTACCGTTGATGGCGTGGGTGAATGGGCAACGGCTTCGCTGTGTCATGGCCGTGGAAAAGAGATTACCTTGTTGCGTGAACTTTCATTTCCTCACTCCGTCGGACTTCTGTATTCAGCGTTCACATACTTTCTCGGATTCAAGGTGAACTCGGGTGAATATAAATTGATGGGGCTCGCGCCGTATGGCATCCCCGGAGATCCTGAAACGGAAAAATTCAAGGCACTCATCACTGAACACCTCGTGAAAGTTTATGAGGATGGTTCGGTGTGGCTCGACCAGGCATATTTCAACTATGCCACCGGACTCCGAATGGTGGTGGATGGCAAATGGGAGGCATTGTTCGGATTTCCGCGCAGGGCATCCGAATCAGAATTGAAACAGGAACACTGCAACCTCGCCCTGGCCATTCAACAGGTAACCGAAGACATCGTGCTTAAAATGGCAGCACATGCCAGACAGGTAACCGGAAGCAAGAACATTTGCCTGGCCGGTGGCGTGGCATTGAATTGCGTGGCCAACGGGAAGCTGGTCAAGTCGGGTATCTTCGAACACGTATATATACAGCCGGCTGCCGGTGATGCGGGTGGTGCTTTGGGTGCCGCACTTGCGGCTCATCATATTTATTTTGGTAAGGAACGCATACCCGCAAACGGTTATGATCGCATGAAAGGGTCCTACCTCGGTCCGGCTTTCTCCGACCTGGACGTGGAAAAAATGTCGCGGAAATATGATGCAGTTTATGAGGCTTGTACATCAACCGATGAAGTTGCCCGAAAAACAGCGGCGTTGCTTGCCGATGGACATGCCATCGGATGGTTCCAGGGAAGAATGGAGTGGGGGCCACGTGCACTCGGTAACCGCAGCATCATCGGTGATCCCCGCAATGAAGAGATGCAGATGAAGCTCAACCTCAAGATCAAATACAGGGAAAGCTTCAGGCCCTTTGCCCCCTCTGTGCTGGCTGAGGATGCTGCCGATTTCTTCGACCTGAATGAAGATTCACCCTACATGCTCATGGTGGGCGATGTGATAGAAAAAAGAAGAAAACCACTTCCTGCCAACTACCATGACCTTCCCCTGAAGGAAAAGCTTTACTGCCTCCGGTCCGATGTACCTGCCATCACCCACATTGATTTCTCGGCACGCGTTCAAAGTGTGCACAAGGAAACCAATGACGCTTATTGGAAACTGATACATGCATTCAAGGAACTAACTGGGTACGGACTGATCATTAACACCAGTTTCAATGTACGGGGAGAACCCATCGTTTGCACACCTGAAGATGCCTATCGTTGTTTGATGCGAACCGAAATGGACTACCTCGTGGTGAACCGTTATATATTTGCCAAGAAAGATCAGCCTGAGTGGAAGGAAAAGGTGGACTGGCAACAGGAATTTGCACTCGACTAA
- a CDS encoding ABC transporter substrate-binding protein encodes MRKFAILFSVTVAVLAGCKGGSSGPEQQSAKGGVKYGGVFRINEEEDFRNLFPLKVNEIVSQRIANQVYEGLIDFNQKDLSLVPGLAESWTVNDSATVFTFKLRHGVYFQDDACFPDGKGREMKAEDVKYCFTRLCTSDPMNAGFWVFRDRVVGANEYYQSTVEGKPLADGVKGVKVMDDYTLEVDLLHPYSSFLNILAMPFTWVFPKEAFEKYGVEMRVKCVGTGPFKVKEVKDGETVILSKNENYWGVDKFGNKLPYLDAIQFTFVKEKKSEFLEFKKQNLDMVFRLPVEMIDDILDELENAKGNLAYDLQITPAMSNQYYGFLQTDKVFSDVRVRKAFNYAIDRKKIINYTLRGEGIPGNHGFVPPSFRRTSGDFKGYDAEAVKGYDYNPDEAKRLLADAGYPNGKGFPRVTLQLNSGGARNIQVAEVIQNMLSENLGISVEMNVMPFAQHLENVESAKTTFWRGGWVSDYPDPDSFLNLFYGAHVPASLEEKSYINTFRFKNAAYDSLFAAAMSETNEVKRFDLYRQCDQMVMDNAVVMMIYYDENYRLLQHYVRNFPINPIEYRKFNEVYFDKSAEGANQAAAEKK; translated from the coding sequence ATGAGAAAATTTGCAATCCTTTTTTCAGTCACGGTAGCGGTCCTCGCAGGCTGTAAAGGTGGATCCAGCGGGCCCGAACAGCAATCCGCGAAAGGCGGGGTCAAGTATGGCGGCGTGTTCCGCATCAATGAAGAAGAGGATTTCCGCAACCTGTTTCCGCTGAAGGTGAACGAGATCGTATCTCAGCGCATTGCAAACCAGGTGTACGAGGGTCTGATCGATTTCAACCAGAAAGACCTGAGCCTTGTACCCGGACTTGCGGAGAGCTGGACGGTGAATGATTCGGCAACAGTGTTCACATTCAAACTTCGCCATGGGGTTTACTTTCAAGACGATGCATGTTTTCCGGATGGCAAAGGCCGGGAGATGAAAGCTGAAGATGTCAAATACTGTTTCACCCGCCTGTGCACATCCGATCCGATGAATGCCGGTTTCTGGGTATTTCGCGACAGGGTGGTGGGTGCCAATGAATATTACCAGTCAACCGTTGAAGGAAAACCACTGGCTGATGGTGTGAAGGGTGTGAAGGTGATGGACGATTATACCCTGGAGGTAGACCTGCTGCATCCGTACTCCAGCTTCCTGAATATACTGGCGATGCCTTTCACCTGGGTGTTCCCCAAAGAGGCTTTCGAGAAATACGGTGTTGAGATGCGCGTGAAATGCGTCGGTACCGGTCCGTTCAAGGTGAAGGAAGTGAAAGACGGGGAAACAGTGATTCTGTCAAAAAATGAAAACTACTGGGGAGTTGACAAGTTCGGCAACAAGCTGCCTTACCTGGATGCCATTCAGTTCACTTTCGTGAAAGAAAAGAAATCTGAATTCCTGGAATTCAAAAAACAGAACCTGGACATGGTGTTCCGTTTGCCGGTGGAAATGATTGACGACATCCTTGACGAACTGGAAAACGCCAAAGGCAACCTTGCCTATGACCTGCAGATCACACCTGCCATGAGCAATCAGTATTATGGCTTCCTGCAAACCGACAAAGTGTTCAGCGATGTGCGTGTGCGCAAAGCTTTCAACTATGCCATTGACCGCAAAAAGATCATCAACTACACCCTGCGCGGTGAAGGCATCCCGGGCAACCATGGCTTCGTTCCGCCTTCTTTCCGGAGAACCTCCGGTGACTTCAAGGGGTACGATGCCGAAGCTGTGAAAGGATATGACTATAACCCGGATGAAGCCAAACGCCTGTTGGCTGATGCAGGTTATCCGAACGGAAAAGGATTCCCGAGGGTAACCCTCCAACTGAACAGCGGTGGTGCACGCAACATCCAGGTAGCAGAGGTCATCCAGAACATGCTGAGTGAGAACCTGGGCATCAGCGTTGAGATGAACGTGATGCCGTTTGCCCAACACCTGGAAAACGTGGAGTCTGCCAAAACCACATTCTGGCGCGGCGGATGGGTCTCCGACTACCCGGATCCCGACAGCTTCCTGAACCTGTTCTACGGCGCACACGTGCCTGCTTCACTTGAGGAAAAATCCTACATCAATACCTTCCGCTTCAAAAACGCTGCGTATGACAGCCTGTTTGCAGCAGCCATGAGCGAAACGAATGAGGTCAAACGCTTCGACCTTTATCGCCAGTGCGACCAGATGGTGATGGACAATGCGGTTGTGATGATGATCTATTATGATGAAAACTACAGGCTGTTGCAACATTATGTGCGCAACTTCCCCATCAACCCGATAGAATACCGCAAATTCAACGAAGTGTACTTCGACAAATCTGCGGAAGGCGCAAACCAGGCCGCAGCTGAAAAGAAATAA